From a region of the Mobula hypostoma chromosome 6, sMobHyp1.1, whole genome shotgun sequence genome:
- the LOC134348777 gene encoding gamma-crystallin S-1-like yields MGKIIFYEDRNFQGRHYECSSDCADLSPYFSRCNSIRVDSDWWVLYERPNYMGYQYVLSRGEYPDYQRWMGFNDCVKSCRSYPYYRGGNYRMRIYERPDFAGQMMEFMDDCPSVYDRFRYHDIHSCQVMEGYWIFYEHPNYRGRQYFLRPGEYRRYSDWGAYNSMIGSFRRMRDF; encoded by the exons ATGGGAAAG ATCATCTTCTACGAGGACAGGAACTTCCAGGGTCGGCACTATGAGTGCAGCTCCGACTGTGCCGACCTCTCCCCTTACTTCAGCCGCTGTAACTCCATCCGTGTTGACAGTGACTGGTGGGTGTTGTACGAGAGACCCAACTACATGGGATACCAGTATGTCCTGAGCaggggagagtatcctgactaccAGCGCTGGATGGGATTCAATGACTGTGTCAAGTCCTGTCGCAGCTACCCATAC TATCGAGGAGGAAACTACAGGATGAGGATTTACGAGAGGCCTGACTTTGCAGGacagatgatggaattcatggatGACTGTCCCTCTGTCTACGATCGTTTCCGTTACCATGACATCCACTCCTGTCAGGTGATGGAAGGTTACTGGATCTTCTATGAACATCCCAACTACAGAGGCCGACAGTACTTCCTGAGACCCGGGGAATACAGGAGATACAGTGACTGGGGCGCCTACAACTCAATGATCGGGTCCTTCAGGCGCATGAGGGACTTCTAA